A window of the Ipomoea triloba cultivar NCNSP0323 chromosome 14, ASM357664v1 genome harbors these coding sequences:
- the LOC116003699 gene encoding probable xyloglucan endotransglucosylase/hydrolase protein 32 has translation MALLLSLAIIFLFTSSNNAQGPPSPGYYPSTKVGSLGFYQGFRNLWGPEHQSLDQGTLSIWLDKAHGGSGFKSLKSYGSGYIGASIKLQPGYTAGVITCLYLSNIEQHPNDHDEIDIEFLGTTPGKPYTLQTNVYMKGSGDGGNIIGREVRFNLWFDPTQDFHHYAILWNPSEIIFFVDDVPIRHYPRKSDATFPERAMYVYGSIWDASSWATENGKYKADYRYQPFIGKYKDFKVSGCAANAYAACWPIPGSPTGSTGLSNQQIAAMGWVQENHKVYDYCQNPNRDRTQTPEC, from the exons ATggctcttcttctttctcttgcCATCATTTTCTTGTTCACTTCAAGCAATAATGCTCAAGGTCCACCTTCACCTGGCTACTATCCCAGCACCAAGGTTGGTTCTCTAGGATTCTACCAGGGTTTTAGGAACCTTTGGGGTCCTGAGCATCAATCTCTCGACCAAGGAACATTGTCAATCTGGCTTGATAAAGCTCATGGAG ggAGTGGCTTTAAATCTCTCAAATCATATGGCTCTGGTTATATTGGTGCCTCCATCAAGCTCCAACCTGGTTATACTGCAGGGGTCATTACATGTCTCTAT CTTTCGAACATAGAACAACATCCAAACGACCATGACGAAATAGACATTGAGTTCCTGGGAACGACGCCGGGTAAGCCATACACCTTGCAGACTAATGTGTACATGAAAGGGAGCGGAGATGGCGGAAACATTATCGGACGTGAAGTCAGATTTAACCTCTGGTTCGACCCCACCCAAGATTTTCACCATTATGCTATCCTTTGGAATCCTTCAGAGATCAT ATTTTTCGTGGACGACGTGCCAATCCGACACTATCCGAGGAAGAGCGATGCAACATTTCCAGAAAGGGCAATGTATGTGTACGGATCGATTTGGGATGCGTCATCGTGGGCGACGGAGAACGGGAAGTACAAGGCTGATTATAGATACCAACCCTTTATTGGGAAGTACAAGGATTTTAAGGTTAGTGGTTGCGCAGCCAATGCTTACGCCGCGTGCTGGCCAATTCCGGGCTCCCCGACGGGCTCGACCGGGCTGAGCAACCAGCAAATTGCAGCCATGGGATGGGTGCAGGAGAATCATAAAGTGTACGATTATTGTCAGAACCCCAACAGAGATCGCACCCAAACACCTGAGTGTTAG
- the LOC116005252 gene encoding probable xyloglucan endotransglucosylase/hydrolase protein 32 — MALHHQFLLSLAIIFLFTSSSNAQGPTSPGYKPSTKVGSLGFNQGFKNLWGPEHQSLVQGTLSIRLDKAHGGSGFKSLKSYASGYIGASMKLHPGYTAGVVTCLYLSNTEQHPTDHDEIDIEFLGTTPGKPYTFSTNVYMKGTGDGKNTLGREVGFNLWFDPTKDFHHYAILWNPSEIIFFVDDVPIRHYPKKSATTFPERAMYVYGSIWDGSSWATEKGKYKADYKYEPFIGQYKDFKVSGCAEKALAACKPIPGSPTGSTGLSKQQIAAMAWVHKSHKAYDYCQNLSRDRAKTPEC; from the exons ATGGCTCTTCATCATCAATTCCTTCTTTCTCTTGCCATCATTTTCTTGTTCACCTCAAGCAGTAATGCTCAAGGTCCAACTTCACCTGGCTACAAACCCAGCACCAAGGTTGGTTCCCTAGGATTCAACCAGGGTTTTAAGAACCTATGGGGTCCTGAGCATCAATCTCTCGTCCAAGGAACATTGTCAATCAGGCTTGATAAAGCTCATGGAG GAAGTGGCTTTAAATCTCTCAAATCATATGCCTCTGGTTATATTGGTGCCTCCATGAAGCTCCATCCTGGTTATACTGCTGGAGTTGTTACATGTCTCTAT CTTTCGAACACAGAACAACATCCAACAGACCATGACGAAATCGACATTGAGTTCCTAGGAACGACGCCGGGTAAGCCATACACCTTCTCGACTAATGTGTACATGAAAGGAACCGGAGATGGCAAAAACACTCTCGGACGTGAAGTCGGATTTAACCTTTGGTTTGACCCCACCAAAGATTTTCACCATTATGCTATCCTTTGGAATCCTTCAGAGATCAT ATTTTTCGTGGACGACGTTCCAATCAGACACTATCCGAAGAAGAGCGCAACAACATTCCCAGAAAGGGCAATGTATGTATACGGATCGATTTGGGATGGATCGTCATGGGCGACGGAGAAAGGGAAGTACAAGGCTGATTATAAATACGAACCCTTTATTGGGCAGTACAAGGATTTCAAGGTTAGTGGTTGCGCGGAGAAAGCTTTGGCCGCGTGCAAGCCAATTCCCGGCTCCCCCACAGGCTCGACCGGGCTGAGCAAACAGCAAATTGCGGCCATGGCATGGGTGCACAAGAGCCATAAAGCGTATGATTATTGTCAGAACCTCAGTAGAGACCGCGCCAAAACACCCGAGTGTTAG